In a single window of the Scyliorhinus torazame isolate Kashiwa2021f chromosome 2, sScyTor2.1, whole genome shotgun sequence genome:
- the timm9 gene encoding mitochondrial import inner membrane translocase subunit Tim9, protein MAQISETDQIKQFKEFLGTYNKLTEHCFMDCVKDFTTRDVRTEEVTCSEHCLQKYLKMTQRISMRFQEYHIQQNEALAAKAGLISQPRI, encoded by the exons ATGGCACAAATATCAGAAACAGACCAGATAAAACAG TTTAAAGAATTTCTGGGCACATACAACAAACTGACTGAGCACTGCTTTATGGACTGTGTAAAGGACTTCACAACGAGGGATGTGAGAACAGAAGAG GTAACCTGTTCAGAACATTGTCTACAGAAATATTTGAAGATGACCCAAAGAATATCAATGCGCTTTCAGGAATATCATATTCAACAAAATGAAGCTTTAGCAGCTAAAGCAGGACTGATTAGCCAACCTCGGATATAA